In Deltaproteobacteria bacterium, the following are encoded in one genomic region:
- a CDS encoding AMP-binding protein, producing the protein MNLARNFWHHLTKNTAATVLERLEPDGTISWQQTREELRQEASRWMAALQAAGVGPGDRVALSLGKSSGLVTAHLAILGVGAGVVPLNPALTARETEAVVQRAEVKLAITHPETITRSPEILNAVRGPWWAVGDVSNLPASVIPIARVLPAQPSGVEPVECRDDAIALLVFTSGTTGMPKGVGLTHGNVRANLQALLVDTWEMAVTDRLLHVLPPHHVHGLGLGLYGTLYVGNAAVLLERFDPAVVLRAFGPQRISVFMGVPTMYHRMVEAVDADAALKSQVSLSAMRVFTCGSAPLSPETFRRFREHFNFPIVERYGLTETVINTSNPLRGPWKPGSVGVPVPGVEVGIFDPQTLTQLQSGETGEIWITGPNVFGGYWNNPEAAAPAFHGKWFRTGDLGAIDADGYVAILGRMKELIIVGGSNVTPGEVEVVLETDAGIVECAVAGIPDPDLGERITAFIVPRPGEDKAALETRLRTKAERDLAPYKRPRAYRFLEAIPRNAMGKVERNKLRDYKA; encoded by the coding sequence ATGAATTTGGCACGAAATTTTTGGCATCATCTGACGAAGAATACTGCGGCAACTGTCCTTGAACGTCTCGAACCAGACGGAACGATTTCCTGGCAGCAAACACGTGAAGAGTTGCGTCAGGAAGCATCTCGCTGGATGGCGGCGTTGCAAGCCGCTGGTGTTGGTCCAGGAGATCGAGTTGCCCTCTCCCTTGGCAAATCTTCAGGATTGGTGACCGCTCATCTAGCTATCTTGGGTGTCGGTGCTGGTGTGGTCCCGCTCAATCCTGCACTCACTGCTCGTGAGACTGAAGCTGTTGTACAACGGGCAGAAGTAAAACTCGCTATTACTCATCCAGAAACCATTACGCGAAGCCCAGAGATCTTGAACGCTGTACGTGGGCCGTGGTGGGCGGTGGGTGATGTCAGCAACCTTCCTGCGAGTGTTATTCCTATTGCACGGGTGCTGCCAGCACAGCCATCGGGAGTCGAGCCAGTCGAATGTCGCGATGACGCTATTGCCTTGTTGGTGTTCACGAGTGGTACCACTGGAATGCCGAAAGGTGTGGGGCTGACGCACGGCAACGTGCGCGCAAATTTGCAAGCACTGCTGGTTGATACCTGGGAGATGGCAGTCACAGACCGTTTGTTGCACGTGCTTCCACCGCATCACGTACATGGTCTCGGTCTCGGCTTGTACGGTACACTCTACGTTGGGAATGCCGCAGTATTGCTTGAGCGGTTCGATCCTGCCGTTGTGTTGCGCGCCTTCGGACCCCAGCGCATCAGCGTCTTTATGGGTGTACCGACGATGTATCATCGGATGGTTGAAGCGGTCGATGCCGACGCAGCATTGAAGTCACAGGTGTCATTGTCTGCAATGCGAGTATTCACCTGCGGCTCGGCGCCATTGTCACCAGAGACGTTCCGTCGCTTTCGTGAACACTTCAATTTCCCGATCGTTGAACGTTATGGATTGACGGAAACGGTCATTAACACCTCCAACCCGCTGCGTGGTCCGTGGAAACCTGGCAGTGTAGGGGTACCTGTTCCTGGGGTCGAGGTTGGGATCTTTGATCCACAAACGCTCACGCAGCTTCAGTCCGGCGAAACCGGCGAGATTTGGATCACAGGGCCGAATGTGTTTGGTGGCTACTGGAACAATCCGGAAGCAGCAGCGCCGGCATTTCATGGCAAATGGTTTCGGACCGGAGACTTAGGGGCTATCGATGCTGATGGCTATGTTGCCATTCTTGGTCGCATGAAAGAACTGATCATCGTCGGTGGAAGCAATGTCACTCCTGGAGAGGTTGAGGTCGTACTGGAGACAGATGCTGGGATAGTTGAGTGTGCGGTCGCTGGGATTCCCGATCCCGATCTTGGCGAACGTATTACGGCGTTCATCGTGCCACGGCCAGGAGAAGATAAAGCTGCATTAGAAACACGCTTACGAACAAAAGCCGAACGCGACCTCGCGCCATACAAACGTCCCCGTGCTTACCGTTTTCTTGAGGCCATTCCGCGCAATGCGATGGGTAAAGTCGAACGCAATAAGTTGCGTGATTATAAGGCGTAA
- a CDS encoding molybdopterin oxidoreductase family protein: MPHVAHSACPHDCPDSCVMDVSIDNGKAIKVTASKEHPFTRGALCAKVNKFLDRVYAPERLLYPLRRVGPKGPGAQFERISWDDAIAVITTNMQNAIAAHGPQSILPYSYRGNNGVYQSNGLDRRFFHALGASTLARTICAGGLYGALAYSDVFMGFAPEGLVESKLIIFWASNPLNTGMHVWHLVQEAKKRGAKLTVIDPYRSRTARVCDEHVFLRPGTDAALALALMKVIEEGGLADTDYIARYTIGYEQFAARLRSLSLDELSRTCEVPSATIQRLAREFATTRPAAIRIGIGIQRSGGGAAAIRAVACLPAQTGAWREVGGGMCNLGGAMFTAQDLGKAMRPDLSPTGTREINMVRVAEHLLDPSFDPPIKVIYNYNCNPAASLPDQPALRRALQRPDLFTVVHDMFLTDSADYADVVLPATSPFEHDDAVLAYGGDFGSFSRRIIEPLGEAKSNAEVFQLLAKALGITEPAVYATAEELMAETLKPTIPIEQFVRQPFLKTRAAPELLPRAQGGFHSPSGKFEFYCEKLARDGHDPLPSFVLPHETLSDGPYPLNFLPRKHKDSLNSSYGHLPVMRRQESEARTIEMHPQDAAVRGLHDGEEVRVYNARGAFVMPLKVSHNVAPGTIATFWGWWDKLSGGKGNVNNVTSTKLTDLGGGGTFYDCRVEVERWNSQPL, translated from the coding sequence ATGCCTCATGTTGCTCACTCGGCGTGTCCGCACGACTGTCCCGATTCCTGCGTAATGGATGTCTCCATCGATAACGGCAAAGCGATCAAGGTTACTGCGAGTAAAGAGCATCCTTTCACTCGTGGCGCCCTGTGCGCGAAGGTCAACAAATTCCTCGACCGTGTCTATGCTCCAGAGCGCTTGTTGTATCCCCTGCGGCGAGTCGGCCCTAAAGGCCCAGGTGCGCAGTTTGAACGTATTTCCTGGGATGATGCGATAGCAGTCATTACAACCAACATGCAGAACGCGATTGCTGCGCATGGACCACAATCGATTCTGCCGTATTCGTATCGTGGCAATAATGGTGTGTATCAGAGTAACGGGCTCGATCGCCGTTTCTTTCATGCACTTGGGGCATCTACTCTCGCGCGAACCATCTGTGCTGGTGGCCTCTATGGCGCGTTAGCCTACTCAGATGTGTTCATGGGGTTTGCCCCAGAAGGACTGGTTGAGAGCAAACTGATTATTTTCTGGGCGTCGAATCCGCTGAATACGGGGATGCATGTGTGGCATCTCGTCCAAGAAGCCAAGAAGCGGGGTGCCAAACTGACTGTGATTGATCCATACCGTTCGCGAACGGCACGCGTATGCGATGAACACGTCTTCCTCCGCCCAGGAACCGATGCCGCTTTGGCGTTGGCACTGATGAAAGTGATCGAAGAAGGGGGACTTGCTGACACAGACTATATTGCACGATACACAATCGGATACGAGCAGTTTGCCGCACGGTTGCGTTCCCTCTCTCTTGATGAACTGTCGCGAACGTGTGAGGTGCCGAGCGCCACGATTCAACGTCTCGCCCGCGAATTTGCCACCACGCGACCGGCAGCGATTCGTATCGGTATCGGTATTCAACGCAGTGGTGGCGGTGCTGCAGCAATCCGTGCGGTCGCCTGTCTTCCTGCGCAGACCGGTGCATGGCGTGAGGTTGGTGGCGGCATGTGTAACTTGGGTGGTGCCATGTTTACAGCGCAAGATCTCGGCAAAGCGATGCGTCCCGATCTTTCTCCTACCGGTACCCGCGAAATTAACATGGTGCGCGTGGCTGAGCACTTACTCGATCCGTCGTTCGATCCTCCGATCAAGGTGATCTACAACTACAATTGTAACCCTGCCGCTTCGCTTCCAGATCAGCCAGCGCTACGACGTGCATTGCAACGGCCTGATTTGTTTACTGTCGTTCACGATATGTTCCTCACTGACAGTGCTGACTATGCAGATGTTGTGTTGCCTGCGACTTCGCCGTTTGAACACGATGATGCCGTCCTCGCCTATGGTGGAGACTTTGGCAGTTTCAGTCGTCGTATTATCGAACCGCTCGGTGAGGCAAAGTCTAATGCTGAGGTTTTCCAATTGCTTGCTAAAGCTTTAGGGATCACTGAACCTGCGGTATATGCAACCGCGGAAGAACTGATGGCAGAAACACTGAAGCCAACTATTCCCATCGAGCAGTTTGTTCGCCAACCCTTTCTCAAAACTCGGGCTGCACCGGAGCTGCTCCCTCGTGCGCAAGGCGGCTTCCATTCGCCGTCGGGGAAGTTTGAATTCTACTGTGAGAAGCTCGCGCGTGATGGCCATGACCCGTTGCCAAGCTTCGTCCTACCACATGAAACTCTGAGTGATGGTCCTTATCCGCTTAACTTCTTGCCTCGCAAACATAAAGATTCACTCAACTCTTCCTACGGTCATCTGCCAGTGATGCGCCGTCAGGAAAGCGAAGCGCGAACGATAGAGATGCATCCGCAGGATGCTGCTGTCCGCGGTCTGCACGATGGCGAAGAAGTGCGCGTCTACAATGCTCGTGGGGCATTTGTTATGCCGCTCAAAGTCTCACACAATGTTGCGCCAGGAACAATCGCGACGTTCTGGGGTTGGTGGGACAAGTTGTCTGGGGGCAAAGGCAACGTGAACAATGTCACTTCAACGAAACTGACGGACCTTGGTGGTGGTGGCACGTTCTACGATTGTCGTGTCGAAGTAGAGCGATGGAATAGCCAACCTCTCTAA
- a CDS encoding Fic family protein, protein MAIKYEIPKNWIAYDVREVASFLIEAKAQVRALTTLPYQREWVEKLQEIQLKREVAGTSRIEGADFTERELEEALKESPQQLLTRSQRQAHAAVQTYRWIAKLPEDRPVDEYLIREVHRRIVTGADDDHCPPGELRQIDQNVVFGMPRHRGIEGGEECKSAFKNLMEAVRGPFQGHDSLIQALALHYHFAAMHPFLDGNGRTARAVEALMLQRAGLRDSLFIAMSNYYYDEKNAYLTALAEVRHRDHDLTPFLIFGLKGISVQCDRLSAEIRINLSKALFRNTMYDLFNRLKSEKKRVLAQRQIEILKVLLEKDSMELSQLDDEIFRHYLPLKNFNKAMFRDLTQLIALGAIEWETSKREGKDVFRIKLRLQWPTEITETAFFEKVKKLPKAKTYPIFQ, encoded by the coding sequence ATGGCTATTAAGTATGAAATTCCCAAGAACTGGATCGCTTACGACGTCAGGGAGGTAGCCTCTTTTCTTATTGAAGCAAAGGCTCAGGTCAGGGCTTTGACCACTCTACCCTACCAACGTGAATGGGTTGAGAAATTACAAGAGATTCAGCTCAAGCGTGAAGTCGCAGGAACTTCGCGAATCGAGGGGGCTGACTTTACCGAGCGAGAATTAGAAGAAGCGTTAAAAGAGAGTCCGCAGCAACTCCTGACTCGCTCGCAAAGACAAGCACACGCAGCAGTGCAAACGTATCGATGGATTGCCAAATTGCCAGAAGACCGCCCTGTTGATGAATACCTGATCCGTGAGGTGCATCGACGTATCGTAACAGGGGCAGACGATGATCACTGCCCTCCTGGCGAGCTTCGGCAAATTGACCAGAATGTCGTATTTGGAATGCCGCGACACAGGGGTATTGAAGGAGGCGAAGAATGCAAGAGTGCGTTCAAGAACCTTATGGAAGCAGTCCGCGGTCCATTCCAGGGCCATGACTCACTCATTCAAGCGTTAGCGCTTCATTATCACTTTGCCGCTATGCACCCCTTTCTTGACGGCAACGGGCGGACAGCACGTGCCGTTGAAGCGCTTATGCTTCAACGAGCCGGGCTGCGCGATAGCTTGTTCATCGCCATGTCGAATTACTATTACGATGAAAAGAATGCGTACCTCACAGCTTTAGCTGAAGTACGACACCGGGACCATGATCTCACTCCGTTTCTTATATTTGGTCTGAAAGGAATCTCTGTCCAGTGTGATCGTCTATCTGCGGAAATTCGTATCAACCTCTCCAAGGCGCTGTTTCGCAACACCATGTATGATTTATTCAATCGCCTGAAAAGCGAGAAGAAACGAGTCCTTGCTCAAAGGCAAATTGAGATTCTCAAGGTCTTGCTTGAGAAAGATTCTATGGAACTCTCTCAGTTGGATGATGAGATTTTCCGTCACTATCTACCTTTGAAAAACTTCAATAAAGCAATGTTCCGAGACCTGACTCAGTTAATTGCCCTTGGAGCAATTGAATGGGAAACAAGTAAGAGAGAGGGAAAAGACGTTTTTCGCATCAAGCTTCGCCTCCAGTGGCCAACTGAGATCACAGAAACTGCTTTTTTCGAGAAAGTCAAAAAACTTCCAAAGGCAAAGACATACCCAATTTTTCAGTAA
- a CDS encoding 3-aminobutyryl-CoA ammonia lyase, producing MIRVRMSAHDAHYGGNLVDGARMLQLFGDVGTELSIRLDGDEGLFRAYDAIEFLAPVYAGDYIEAHGRVTHVGRTSRKFEFQAWKVIRPRPDVSDSAADVLEAPILVCKASGTGVVLVERQRNKRS from the coding sequence ATGATTCGCGTACGGATGAGTGCCCACGACGCACACTACGGTGGCAACCTTGTCGATGGTGCACGCATGCTGCAGCTTTTTGGTGATGTCGGCACCGAGCTGAGTATTCGACTTGATGGCGATGAAGGACTCTTCCGCGCGTACGATGCGATTGAGTTTCTTGCTCCCGTGTATGCTGGGGACTATATCGAAGCGCATGGGCGTGTGACGCACGTCGGTCGCACCTCGCGCAAATTCGAGTTCCAGGCCTGGAAAGTTATTCGTCCGCGGCCGGATGTCTCTGACTCTGCGGCCGATGTTCTCGAAGCGCCTATCTTGGTGTGCAAGGCGAGTGGGACTGGGGTGGTGCTGGTGGAACGACAAAGAAACAAGCGATCGTAG
- a CDS encoding MCE family protein, whose amino-acid sequence MRKYLVAGLFGLSALILLHLFATPPAVTPTWTVQFPTAQGLKVGAIVEESGKPIGKVVAVKPHTSSDNGRGADVIVTLDPNGQQRLKASSTFLVAPSTSSSEPGLRLVVLDETSPMLPPGSHVKGADSELAIELKKQIAGLDSTVREVARQLDQFRGALDNVSKSEEKRKLEEGVEGLAATVRRVQDDVTRVVTQELARWKAIFEKIFPAEKEAEKTV is encoded by the coding sequence ATGCGTAAATATCTCGTTGCTGGATTATTTGGTCTCTCTGCGTTGATTCTCTTACACCTCTTTGCCACGCCTCCGGCTGTAACGCCCACCTGGACCGTTCAATTTCCCACTGCTCAAGGTTTGAAAGTTGGCGCGATTGTCGAAGAATCCGGCAAGCCGATTGGCAAAGTTGTCGCCGTTAAACCACACACTTCTTCAGACAATGGGAGAGGTGCTGACGTGATCGTCACGCTCGACCCCAATGGCCAGCAACGCTTGAAAGCAAGTTCCACCTTTCTGGTCGCACCGTCAACGAGCAGTAGCGAGCCCGGCCTGCGCTTGGTCGTTTTGGACGAGACGAGTCCCATGCTCCCACCTGGAAGTCACGTCAAAGGCGCAGACTCTGAGCTTGCCATCGAACTCAAGAAGCAGATTGCCGGACTCGACAGCACAGTTCGTGAGGTCGCACGTCAACTTGATCAATTCCGCGGCGCACTCGACAATGTGAGTAAATCAGAAGAAAAACGCAAGCTGGAAGAAGGCGTCGAGGGGCTTGCGGCTACCGTACGACGAGTACAAGACGATGTGACCCGTGTAGTCACGCAAGAACTCGCACGATGGAAGGCAATTTTCGAGAAGATTTTCCCGGCAGAAAAAGAAGCCGAGAAAACAGTGTAA
- a CDS encoding LLM class flavin-dependent oxidoreductase, with amino-acid sequence MKFGYFTLTDNPPAYGAQRRDPNQFLREVLEECQVAEELGYNSAWVPEHHFGLFGCLPAPATFLAYVAAKTKRIQLAPATVLLPCDHPVRVAEQFALLDLLSDGRAVFSAGRGYDKREYDAFEVAFEESRDRFTEGLDLMRIAWTKEEFTYAGKFYKIAEPVTCLPRPVQKPHPPIYVACFSRPTVEMAAEHGFHTLFAPFAAAMMFGSVGDAVRTYKELAASHGHRDARAKCSYFTNVVDSKADELKTKERLLYYLHSILPAFPEDRATAPPHIAYFVDIVERLKSMKPEQLGERSLVTGDPAACIEILKKCEAAGIEEVILYFNFGNLNHRDTLKSMERFARDVMPHFR; translated from the coding sequence ATGAAGTTTGGTTACTTCACTCTCACAGACAATCCCCCAGCCTACGGGGCGCAACGCCGAGATCCTAACCAGTTCTTGCGTGAAGTGCTTGAAGAGTGCCAGGTCGCTGAAGAACTGGGTTACAACTCTGCCTGGGTACCAGAGCATCATTTCGGTTTGTTTGGTTGTTTACCAGCTCCGGCGACATTTCTCGCCTATGTGGCGGCGAAAACCAAACGCATCCAACTTGCACCGGCGACGGTATTGCTTCCGTGCGATCATCCGGTCCGTGTAGCAGAGCAATTTGCGTTGCTGGATTTGCTCAGTGACGGACGCGCGGTGTTCTCAGCAGGTCGTGGCTACGATAAGCGCGAGTATGATGCGTTCGAAGTGGCGTTTGAGGAAAGTCGTGACCGTTTCACCGAAGGCCTTGATCTCATGCGCATTGCCTGGACAAAGGAAGAGTTCACCTATGCCGGGAAGTTCTACAAGATTGCCGAACCAGTGACGTGTTTACCACGACCAGTACAAAAGCCGCACCCGCCGATCTATGTAGCCTGCTTTAGTCGTCCGACAGTCGAGATGGCGGCTGAACACGGGTTTCACACGTTATTCGCGCCGTTCGCTGCAGCCATGATGTTCGGCAGCGTTGGTGATGCCGTGCGGACCTACAAAGAACTGGCAGCGAGCCACGGGCACCGTGATGCGCGCGCGAAGTGCTCGTATTTTACCAATGTGGTGGATAGTAAAGCCGACGAACTCAAGACGAAAGAACGCCTGTTGTACTACTTGCATTCGATCTTACCGGCGTTCCCAGAGGATCGTGCAACCGCGCCGCCGCATATCGCCTATTTTGTCGATATTGTTGAACGACTGAAGAGTATGAAACCAGAACAGCTTGGCGAGCGGAGTTTAGTAACGGGTGATCCGGCAGCCTGTATCGAGATCCTGAAAAAATGTGAGGCTGCCGGGATTGAAGAGGTAATTCTTTATTTTAACTTTGGCAATTTGAACCACCGCGATACGTTGAAGTCGATGGAGCGCTTTGCCCGTGATGTGATGCCACACTTTCGATAG
- a CDS encoding amidohydrolase family protein, protein MTYDVVIKNGTVVDGTGQQPFRADVAIQGDRIAEIGKVTDSAKRTIGAEGHVVTPGFVDIHTHLDAQIFWDPIASSSCWHGITSVVMGNCGVTFAPCKPGDREYLAHLMESVEDIPAASIMAGMPWQWETYGEYLKALDNVPKGMNVGGMVGHCAVRYWAMGTESLDNKPANPDQIARMHDIVAEAIAGGALGFSTSRTILHRTPEGQPVPGTFAERDELMGIARALGTLKRGLFEAAPGIDSGRPEHIKREVAWMTDVSLATGRPVTFGLAQSRPHPTVFASMLDQISESAKRGAQVFAQSTTRGIGVLFGFVNRTPFDRAPSWRALRTLKLDEKVAKLRNPEYRATMIKEALTDPPPIDFSQIFLLPKGEARYDHKADESLAAHAQRLGVSPAEAFITLSIEQDGKAVFNYPFLNPSFDAVQTMLDHPRVVIGLGDSGAHVGQIMDSSLPTYFLKYWVKERQHFTLEQAIRKLTLDTAQLFGIQDRGVVRQGAFADLNVIDFNNLQLPAPTFVQDLPAGGSRYIQKSVGYKHTLVNGQVFMDGLEHTGTFAGRVLWSA, encoded by the coding sequence ATGACTTATGATGTTGTGATTAAGAACGGCACGGTCGTCGATGGTACCGGACAACAACCGTTTCGGGCTGATGTCGCCATTCAAGGTGATCGTATTGCTGAAATTGGCAAAGTCACCGATTCAGCAAAACGGACAATCGGCGCCGAGGGACATGTCGTCACTCCCGGTTTTGTCGATATTCATACGCATCTCGATGCGCAAATCTTTTGGGATCCGATTGCTTCTTCTTCGTGCTGGCATGGCATTACGTCTGTGGTGATGGGGAACTGTGGTGTCACCTTCGCGCCGTGCAAACCCGGAGATCGTGAATACCTCGCCCATTTAATGGAATCAGTCGAGGATATTCCCGCAGCCAGCATCATGGCTGGTATGCCGTGGCAGTGGGAAACCTACGGTGAGTATCTCAAGGCGCTCGATAACGTTCCGAAAGGCATGAACGTCGGTGGCATGGTTGGTCACTGTGCCGTGCGTTATTGGGCCATGGGTACGGAGAGCTTGGATAACAAGCCAGCGAATCCAGACCAGATTGCTCGTATGCACGACATCGTTGCTGAAGCCATCGCTGGTGGGGCACTCGGCTTCTCAACTTCGCGAACGATCCTCCATCGTACGCCAGAAGGTCAGCCGGTTCCTGGTACTTTTGCCGAACGAGACGAGCTGATGGGTATTGCTCGTGCTCTCGGCACACTCAAACGCGGACTATTCGAAGCCGCACCAGGGATCGATAGTGGACGTCCTGAGCATATCAAACGCGAAGTCGCTTGGATGACGGACGTGAGCCTTGCCACCGGACGCCCTGTCACTTTCGGTTTGGCACAGAGCCGTCCACATCCGACAGTGTTTGCTTCCATGCTGGATCAGATCAGTGAGAGTGCGAAACGAGGTGCGCAAGTGTTCGCGCAGTCAACCACACGCGGCATTGGCGTCCTGTTTGGTTTCGTCAATCGTACGCCATTTGATCGTGCACCTTCGTGGCGTGCGTTACGAACACTCAAGCTAGACGAGAAAGTTGCCAAACTGCGTAATCCTGAATATCGCGCCACTATGATTAAAGAAGCTTTGACTGATCCGCCACCAATCGATTTCAGCCAGATCTTCCTGCTCCCCAAAGGCGAAGCGCGCTACGATCATAAAGCAGACGAAAGCCTGGCTGCTCATGCGCAGCGTCTAGGCGTCAGCCCGGCAGAGGCTTTTATCACGCTGTCCATCGAACAGGACGGAAAAGCGGTGTTCAATTATCCGTTCCTCAACCCCAGCTTTGATGCAGTGCAAACGATGCTCGATCATCCACGGGTCGTGATCGGCCTGGGTGATTCTGGCGCGCACGTCGGCCAGATCATGGACTCAAGCTTGCCGACCTATTTCCTCAAATATTGGGTCAAGGAACGGCAACATTTCACGTTGGAACAAGCGATTCGTAAACTCACGCTCGACACTGCGCAACTCTTCGGCATTCAGGATCGTGGTGTGGTTCGTCAGGGTGCGTTCGCCGATCTCAACGTCATTGACTTCAATAACTTGCAGTTACCGGCCCCAACCTTCGTGCAAGATCTGCCGGCTGGTGGTAGCCGCTATATCCAGAAATCAGTTGGCTACAAGCATACGCTGGTCAATGGTCAGGTGTTCATGGATGGTCTGGAACACACGGGCACGTTTGCTGGCCGGGTGCTGTGGAGTGCGTAA
- a CDS encoding GspE/PulE family protein — MDLNRTPTRRFTTLQQQVAYDERLKRVMNLIHAAKDIDQILVALHDEMLSLFDAERSAIYAVDYDRKEVYSKFSDLNKIREIRVPLGNQSIVGFVATNCIIVNVTNAYDKAELARISPALAFDNSWDQRSGMRTRQVLTVPVCAPATNALTGVIQLINKRGAERFTPLDEQRVREVAQTLGIALHNQYQLLRRKSAKFDTLVTNNLLSQQELDLAITEARDKQRPLESILMETYQVRKHDIGNALSAFYRCPFFDPEEQLVLDRALLENLNLSYLKTHGWVPLHESDDEVEILIDDPTAFTKRQDIQRVFPARKIRYVVGLLDDIVAVLDTAHQERAAHAPVSAILGQLAAEEQQGGTISSDTALDENDSGLVRLVNQIIADAYKAGASGIHIEPHGPQREAMVRIRVDGRCEKSLEVPPQYRRPLASRLKVMAQLDIAERRKPQDGKIQFRLPDREIELRAATLPTAETDNEDVVLRILTAKEPIQLDNLGMSERNLQEFKRVLQKPYGMILCVGPTGSGKTTTLHSALAQLNMPDRKIWTAEDPVEITQYGLRQLQVHHRIGLDFATAMRSFLRADPDIIMVGEIRDRATAEISIEASLTGHLILSTLHTNSAVETVTRLLEMQMDPFLFADALLGVLAQRLTRTICRNCKEQYHPTKEEYDTLAYGYGEEAFAHLGIIYNDAFRLTRGKGCQACRHSGYKGRMGIHELLIATDEVKRLIHARAPVSDILAVALTQGMTTLVQDGIMKTLQGWTDYKQVQAVAMR; from the coding sequence ATGGACCTGAACCGCACTCCCACCCGTCGTTTTACCACCCTACAACAGCAAGTCGCCTATGATGAACGGCTCAAGCGTGTCATGAACCTCATTCATGCCGCGAAGGACATCGACCAGATTCTCGTCGCTCTGCACGATGAAATGTTGAGTTTGTTTGATGCCGAACGCTCAGCGATTTATGCCGTCGATTACGATCGCAAAGAAGTCTACTCCAAATTTTCCGATCTCAACAAGATTCGCGAAATTCGTGTTCCTCTCGGGAATCAAAGTATTGTTGGGTTTGTTGCGACGAACTGCATTATCGTCAATGTCACCAATGCTTACGACAAAGCAGAACTCGCTCGCATCAGTCCAGCACTCGCCTTTGACAACTCATGGGATCAACGCAGCGGAATGCGTACCCGCCAGGTGCTGACCGTGCCGGTTTGTGCTCCTGCCACCAATGCCCTGACTGGCGTCATCCAACTGATCAACAAACGTGGTGCCGAACGCTTTACTCCTCTCGATGAACAGCGCGTACGAGAGGTTGCCCAAACCTTGGGAATCGCCTTACACAATCAATATCAGCTCCTGCGTCGAAAATCGGCAAAGTTCGACACGCTTGTCACCAATAACCTCTTGAGCCAGCAGGAACTCGATCTCGCCATCACTGAAGCGCGCGATAAACAGCGGCCACTCGAATCGATCCTCATGGAGACCTATCAAGTTCGCAAGCATGACATCGGCAATGCATTAAGTGCATTTTACCGCTGCCCCTTTTTCGACCCAGAAGAACAACTTGTGCTGGATCGAGCATTGTTAGAAAACTTGAATCTCAGCTACCTCAAAACTCATGGGTGGGTCCCACTGCACGAGAGCGACGACGAAGTCGAGATTCTTATCGATGACCCAACCGCGTTCACCAAGCGCCAAGACATTCAACGCGTCTTCCCCGCCCGGAAGATTCGCTATGTGGTAGGGTTGCTCGATGATATTGTCGCAGTACTCGACACCGCCCACCAAGAACGCGCTGCTCATGCACCAGTCTCTGCAATCCTGGGCCAACTTGCGGCTGAAGAGCAACAAGGAGGAACAATAAGCTCCGATACGGCCCTTGATGAGAACGACAGTGGCCTCGTACGACTCGTCAACCAGATCATTGCCGACGCGTATAAGGCTGGAGCGTCGGGTATTCACATTGAACCGCACGGACCGCAGCGTGAAGCCATGGTGCGGATTCGTGTTGACGGTCGTTGTGAAAAGTCACTCGAAGTGCCGCCCCAGTATCGTCGCCCACTCGCGTCTCGTCTCAAAGTCATGGCGCAATTAGACATCGCCGAACGGCGCAAACCGCAAGATGGTAAGATCCAATTTCGCCTCCCAGATCGCGAGATCGAGTTGCGTGCCGCGACCCTGCCTACAGCGGAAACAGACAACGAAGACGTCGTCTTACGCATTCTCACTGCCAAAGAACCGATACAGCTTGATAACCTCGGGATGTCCGAGCGTAATTTGCAGGAGTTCAAACGGGTTCTGCAGAAACCCTACGGTATGATTCTCTGCGTTGGTCCAACAGGCTCAGGCAAGACGACAACGCTGCACTCAGCTCTTGCCCAGCTCAACATGCCAGATCGCAAGATTTGGACGGCAGAAGACCCGGTAGAAATCACCCAGTATGGCTTACGACAATTGCAGGTACACCATCGTATAGGTCTCGATTTCGCCACTGCCATGCGTTCGTTCCTGCGAGCCGATCCCGACATCATCATGGTCGGTGAGATTCGTGACCGCGCTACGGCAGAGATCAGCATTGAAGCCTCACTGACCGGCCACTTAATCCTGAGTACATTACACACAAACAGTGCGGTCGAGACGGTAACCCGCTTGTTAGAAATGCAAATGGACCCATTCTTATTTGCCGACGCACTGCTTGGTGTCCTGGCGCAACGCCTCACTCGCACCATCTGCCGCAATTGCAAAGAACAATACCATCCAACCAAAGAAGAATATGACACGCTCGCGTATGGGTATGGTGAAGAAGCCTTTGCCCATCTTGGCATCATCTACAATGATGCGTTCCGTCTGACCCGAGGCAAAGGCTGTCAGGCGTGTCGTCACAGTGGTTACAAAGGTCGCATGGGTATCCACGAGTTACTCATCGCTACAGATGAAGTCAAACGACTCATCCACGCCCGCGCGCCGGTATCAGACATCTTGGCTGTTGCGTTAACCCAAGGCATGACCACCCTCGTACAAGACGGCATCATGAAGACGCTGCAAGGCTGGACTGATTATAAACAAGTCCAAGCTGTGGCGATGCGCTAA